A single Eubalaena glacialis isolate mEubGla1 chromosome 18, mEubGla1.1.hap2.+ XY, whole genome shotgun sequence DNA region contains:
- the ZNF671 gene encoding zinc finger protein 671: MPASPGALRPQTPMAEAALRDPPQGCAISEDVFVYFSWEEWVLLDEDQRLLYRDVMLENFALLASLGIASSRSHLVTQLEQGEEPWMPAQVDMTPATEKEAQKGPGPGCWCGVEAEAASSEQSVYLEGVSQFRTPVAGLKTHPCDMSGPILKDLLHLTEYPRGKARQEPRTCEAHGKQFCFSTDLHQHHKQHSGEKFFRRDEGRDTVKSCRIYVPEKTYIHDEGRVDLPATSGLQHQVSHDRMKPHKSTELGGALSTGQKLHKCSECGKVFTRKDTLARHQRIHTGERPYECSQCGKFFSQSCDLFKHQTVHTGERPYECSECGKFFRQVSGLVEHRRVHTGERLYQCSNCGKFFSSKSNLIRHQEVHTGAKPYVCSECGKEFNRRHTLVLHRRTHTGERPYECRECGKSFSQSSHLNVHWRIHSSDYECSRCGKAFSCISKLVQHQKVHSGEKPYECSRCGKAFTQRPNLIRHWKVHTGERPSECREHGKEFNRRHTLVLHQRTHAGERP, from the exons GGCTGTGCCATCTCTGAGGATGTGTTTGTGTACTTCTCCTGGGAAGAATGGGTGCTACTTGATGAGGATCAGAGACTCCTGTACCGggatgtgatgctggagaacttTGCACTTTTAGCCTCCTTGG GAATTGCATCCTCCAGATCACATTTAGTCACACAGCTGGAGCAAGGGGAAGAGCCCTGGATGCCTGCCCAGGTGGATATGACTCCAGCCACAGAGAAAGAGGCTCAGAAGGGACCTGGACCTG GTTGTTGGTGTGGAGTGGAGGCTGAGGCTGCTTCCTCTGAGCAGAGTGTTTATTTAGAAGGAGTGTCACAGTTCAGGACTCCTGTGGCAGGTCTGAAGACACACCCATGTGACATGTCTGGCCCAATATTGAAAGACCTCTTACACCTGACTGAATACCCGCGGGGGAAAGCCAGGCAGGAACCACGCACATGTGAGGCACATGGGAAGCAGTTCTGTTTCAGCACAGACCTTCACCAGCACCACAAGCAGCACAGTGGAGAGAAATTCTTCAGGAGGGATGAGGGCAGGGACACTGTGAAAAGCTGCAGAATCTATGTGCCAGAGAAGACCTACATACACGATGAGGGCAGAGTGGACTTGCCAGCCACCTCTGGCCTTCAGCACCAGGTTTCTCATGACAGAATGAAGCCCCATAAGAGCACTGAGCTTGGGGGAGCCCTTAGCACTGGACAGAAGCTTCAtaaatgcagtgaatgtgggaaagtgTTCACTCGGAAAGACACACTTGCAAGGCACCAGAGAAtccacactggagaaaggccttatgagtgcagccAATGTGGGAAATTCTTTAGCCAAAGTTGTGACCTTTTTAAACATCAGACAGTacacactggagaaaggccttatgagtgcagtgagTGTGGGAAGTTCTTTAGACAAGTCTCCGGCCTTGTTGAACACAGGCGAGTTCACACAGGTGAAAGGCTTTATCAGTGCAGTAACTGTGGAAAATTCTTTAGCAGCAAGTCTAACCTCATTCGACACCAGGAGGTTCACACAGGAGCAAAGCCTTACGTGTGCAGCGAGTGTGGGAAAGAGTTCAACCGCAGACACACACTGGTTCTGCACCGGAGGactcacactggagaaaggccttatgagtgcaggGAGTGCGGGAAGTCCTTCAGCCAAAGCTCCCACCTTAACGTACACTGGCGAATTCATAGCAGTGATTACGAATGCAGCagatgtgggaaagcctttagcTGCATCTCCAAACTGGTTCAGCACCAGAAAGTTCACTCTGGAGAAAAGCCTTACGAGTGCAGCagatgtgggaaagccttcaccCAAAGGCCAAACCTTATTCGGCACTGGAAggttcacactggagaaaggccttctGAGTGCAGGGAGCATGGGAAGGAGTTCAACCGCAGACACACACTTGTTCTCCACCAGAGGACTCATGCTGGAGAAAGGCCATGA